The Falco cherrug isolate bFalChe1 chromosome 6, bFalChe1.pri, whole genome shotgun sequence genome window below encodes:
- the LOC102047038 gene encoding T-cell activation Rho GTPase-activating protein isoform X3, with amino-acid sequence MKVLSSCNTSKTLNAGNMESLIEHQSEAEAKKCPTLVPADTEDGLYHSAADGTKKKKVISQSFTLRRSSTNGNSPGQLDSGAKIALFGQPLAIICGEDDMLPQAVQDLLAILYMKGPFTEGIFRKAANEKARKELKEDLNKGGSVDLKSKSVHLLAVVLKDFLRNIPSKLLLADLYERWMQALEKPSKQEKIEELKEVADKLPRPNLVLLKHLLSLLHHISQNADTNRMDSSNLAICIGPNMLSPESDNTLPLEVQKEMNDKVC; translated from the exons ATGAAAGTGTTGAGCAGCTGTAATACT TCAAAGACACTAAATGCTGGGAACATGGAAAGTCTGATTGAGCACCAGTCAGAG GCTGAGGCCAAGAAATGCCCCACACTGGTCCCAGCAGATACTGAAGACGGACTTTACCACTCAGCTg cagatggaacaaagaaaaagaaggtgatATCGCAGTCATTTACTCTGAGACGAAGCTCTACCAATGGGAATTCCCCAGGGCAGCTAGACTCAGGTGCCAAAATCGCTCTGTTTGGCCAGCCTCTGGCAATTATCTGTGGGGAAGATGACATGCTGCCCCAAGCAGTCCAG GATCTCCTAGCTATACTGTATATGAAAGGACCTTTCACTGAAGGGATATTCAGAAAAGCTGCCAATGAGAAAGCACGAAAGGAGTTGAAGGAGGACTTAAACAAAGGCGGGAGTGttgatttaaaaagcaaatctgtGCACCTGCTGGCGGTCGTCTTGAAG GACTTCCTCCGAAATATTCCCTCCAAACTCCTGTTGGCTGACCTCTATGAGAGGTGGATGCAAGCTCTGGAGAAGCcaagcaagcaggaaaaaattgaAGAATTGAAAGA GGTGGCTGACAAACTGCCTAGACCAAACCTGGTCTTGCTCAAGCACCTGCTCTCTCTGCTCCACCACATCAGCCAAAATGCCGACACCAACAGGATGGACTCCAGCAATCTGGCCATCTGCATCGGCCCAAACATGCTGAGCCCAGAGTCGGACAACACGCTCCCGCTGGAAGTGCAGAAGGAGATGAATGACAAGGTGTGTTGA
- the LOC102047038 gene encoding T-cell activation Rho GTPase-activating protein isoform X1 → MKVLSSCNTSKTLNAGNMESLIEHQSEAEAKKCPTLVPADTEDGLYHSAADGTKKKKVISQSFTLRRSSTNGNSPGQLDSGAKIALFGQPLAIICGEDDMLPQAVQDLLAILYMKGPFTEGIFRKAANEKARKELKEDLNKGGSVDLKSKSVHLLAVVLKDFLRNIPSKLLLADLYERWMQALEKPSKQEKIEELKEVADKLPRPNLVLLKHLLSLLHHISQNADTNRMDSSNLAICIGPNMLSPESDNTLPLEVQKEMNDKVTVLVEFLINNCSEIFGDDIAFPACAFAEESLEHTDSSTEHLCAAHQNDSAYDSPDPEAEGSPRTSQTEQPKGRSTSVSTRYSTHISTPSLTNFRNDIRTMDRRYSEPDLSFQNRLEGRIRKQKLNKSEDNFSVQQKRLGLEAPEKQLAILPSQLSTDSLPKTSSSCSLESSDGSVFTSSPIVSPASPKKTFLNRPQSFSTKATEDCSMPSREIKKHSMSFSFANRRKTLLKTQSWGPGKNMSFQRDNFTKKEDQFSCRVVQHSPHDKEPLPVEYQQRSRFRSADEVFREVDQRNPGRPPSYEEATKNCLATKVPSHNLTVQTMRLKLSNQDALLPHPCSSCAQDTCMTLRDVPSGRVSAVKDSDAETETLSVTVGINSRVSLPVTPGVYRLRAMSESCQKNKLEYMARRCSQPVFEVDQIQYAKESYV, encoded by the exons ATGAAAGTGTTGAGCAGCTGTAATACT TCAAAGACACTAAATGCTGGGAACATGGAAAGTCTGATTGAGCACCAGTCAGAG GCTGAGGCCAAGAAATGCCCCACACTGGTCCCAGCAGATACTGAAGACGGACTTTACCACTCAGCTg cagatggaacaaagaaaaagaaggtgatATCGCAGTCATTTACTCTGAGACGAAGCTCTACCAATGGGAATTCCCCAGGGCAGCTAGACTCAGGTGCCAAAATCGCTCTGTTTGGCCAGCCTCTGGCAATTATCTGTGGGGAAGATGACATGCTGCCCCAAGCAGTCCAG GATCTCCTAGCTATACTGTATATGAAAGGACCTTTCACTGAAGGGATATTCAGAAAAGCTGCCAATGAGAAAGCACGAAAGGAGTTGAAGGAGGACTTAAACAAAGGCGGGAGTGttgatttaaaaagcaaatctgtGCACCTGCTGGCGGTCGTCTTGAAG GACTTCCTCCGAAATATTCCCTCCAAACTCCTGTTGGCTGACCTCTATGAGAGGTGGATGCAAGCTCTGGAGAAGCcaagcaagcaggaaaaaattgaAGAATTGAAAGA GGTGGCTGACAAACTGCCTAGACCAAACCTGGTCTTGCTCAAGCACCTGCTCTCTCTGCTCCACCACATCAGCCAAAATGCCGACACCAACAGGATGGACTCCAGCAATCTGGCCATCTGCATCGGCCCAAACATGCTGAGCCCAGAGTCGGACAACACGCTCCCGCTGGAAGTGCAGAAGGAGATGAATGACAAG gTGACAGTGTTGGTGGAGTTCCTCATAAATAACTGCTCAGAAATATTTGGGGACGACATtgccttccctgcctgtgccttCGCTGAGGAGTCACTGGAGCACACAGACAGCTCCACAG AACACCTATGTGCTGCTCATCAGAATGACTCTGCCTATGACAGTCCAGACCCTGAAGCTGAAGGCAGCCCCCGTACCTCTCAGACGGAGCAGCCTAAAGGAAGGAGCACTAGTGTGAGCACAAGATATTCAACACACATCTCTACCCCTTCACTGACTAATTTCAGAAATGACATCAGGACAATGGACAGGAGGTACTCAGAGCCAGACCTGTCCTTCCAGAACCGCCTTGAAGGCAGGATAAGGAAACAGAAGCTAAATAAAAGTGAGGACAATTTTTCAGTTCAGCAGAAACGGCTAGGGTTGGAGGCACCGGAGAAACAGCTTGCAATCTTACCTTCACAATTATCAACTGACTCTCTACCCAAAACATCCTCCAGTTGCTCCCTGGAGAGCTCTGATGGCTCAGTCTTCACCAGCTCCCCAATAGTTTCACCTGCTAGTcccaaaaaaacctttttaaataGGCCCCAGTCCTTTTCCACCAAGGCCACCGAAGACTGCAGTATGCCTAGCAGAGAGATTAAAAAGCATTCCATGTCGTTCTCTTTCGCAAACCGCAGGAAAACACTACTAAAAACCCAGAGTTGGGGGCCTGGAAAAAATATGAGTTTTCAGAGAGACAATTTCACAAAGAAAGAAGACCAATTCTCCTGCAGAGTTGTCCAGCACAGCCCTCATGATAAAGAACCATTGCCTGTGGAGTACCAGCAAAGATCCCGTTTCAGGTCAGCTGATGAAGTGTTCAGAGAGGTAGACCAGAGGAATCCTGGAAGACCACCCTCTTACGAAGAGGCTACTAAAAACTGCCTGGCCACTAAAGTTCCTTCCCACAATCTCACAGTTCAAACTATGAGATTAAAGCTGTCAAACCAGGATGCTTTGTTGCCTCACCCATGCAGCAGCTGTGCGCAGGACACATGTATGACTCTAAGGGATGTACCCAGTGGCAGAGTTTCTGCAGTGAAGGATTCTGATGCGGAAACTGAAACCCTCAGTGTCACTGTAGGAATAAACTCTCGTGTGAGTTTACCTGTGACCCCGGGAGTCTACCGATTGAGAGCCATGTCTGAATCCTGTCAAAAGAACAAACTGGAGTATATGGCTCGGAGGTGCAGCCAGCCAGTTTTTGAGGTAGACCAGATCCAGTATGCGAAGGAATCCTATGTTTAA
- the LOC102047038 gene encoding T-cell activation Rho GTPase-activating protein isoform X2, which translates to MKVLSSCNTSKTLNAGNMESLIEHQSEAEAKKCPTLVPADTEDGLYHSADGTKKKKVISQSFTLRRSSTNGNSPGQLDSGAKIALFGQPLAIICGEDDMLPQAVQDLLAILYMKGPFTEGIFRKAANEKARKELKEDLNKGGSVDLKSKSVHLLAVVLKDFLRNIPSKLLLADLYERWMQALEKPSKQEKIEELKEVADKLPRPNLVLLKHLLSLLHHISQNADTNRMDSSNLAICIGPNMLSPESDNTLPLEVQKEMNDKVTVLVEFLINNCSEIFGDDIAFPACAFAEESLEHTDSSTEHLCAAHQNDSAYDSPDPEAEGSPRTSQTEQPKGRSTSVSTRYSTHISTPSLTNFRNDIRTMDRRYSEPDLSFQNRLEGRIRKQKLNKSEDNFSVQQKRLGLEAPEKQLAILPSQLSTDSLPKTSSSCSLESSDGSVFTSSPIVSPASPKKTFLNRPQSFSTKATEDCSMPSREIKKHSMSFSFANRRKTLLKTQSWGPGKNMSFQRDNFTKKEDQFSCRVVQHSPHDKEPLPVEYQQRSRFRSADEVFREVDQRNPGRPPSYEEATKNCLATKVPSHNLTVQTMRLKLSNQDALLPHPCSSCAQDTCMTLRDVPSGRVSAVKDSDAETETLSVTVGINSRVSLPVTPGVYRLRAMSESCQKNKLEYMARRCSQPVFEVDQIQYAKESYV; encoded by the exons ATGAAAGTGTTGAGCAGCTGTAATACT TCAAAGACACTAAATGCTGGGAACATGGAAAGTCTGATTGAGCACCAGTCAGAG GCTGAGGCCAAGAAATGCCCCACACTGGTCCCAGCAGATACTGAAGACGGACTTTACCACTCAGCTg atggaacaaagaaaaagaaggtgatATCGCAGTCATTTACTCTGAGACGAAGCTCTACCAATGGGAATTCCCCAGGGCAGCTAGACTCAGGTGCCAAAATCGCTCTGTTTGGCCAGCCTCTGGCAATTATCTGTGGGGAAGATGACATGCTGCCCCAAGCAGTCCAG GATCTCCTAGCTATACTGTATATGAAAGGACCTTTCACTGAAGGGATATTCAGAAAAGCTGCCAATGAGAAAGCACGAAAGGAGTTGAAGGAGGACTTAAACAAAGGCGGGAGTGttgatttaaaaagcaaatctgtGCACCTGCTGGCGGTCGTCTTGAAG GACTTCCTCCGAAATATTCCCTCCAAACTCCTGTTGGCTGACCTCTATGAGAGGTGGATGCAAGCTCTGGAGAAGCcaagcaagcaggaaaaaattgaAGAATTGAAAGA GGTGGCTGACAAACTGCCTAGACCAAACCTGGTCTTGCTCAAGCACCTGCTCTCTCTGCTCCACCACATCAGCCAAAATGCCGACACCAACAGGATGGACTCCAGCAATCTGGCCATCTGCATCGGCCCAAACATGCTGAGCCCAGAGTCGGACAACACGCTCCCGCTGGAAGTGCAGAAGGAGATGAATGACAAG gTGACAGTGTTGGTGGAGTTCCTCATAAATAACTGCTCAGAAATATTTGGGGACGACATtgccttccctgcctgtgccttCGCTGAGGAGTCACTGGAGCACACAGACAGCTCCACAG AACACCTATGTGCTGCTCATCAGAATGACTCTGCCTATGACAGTCCAGACCCTGAAGCTGAAGGCAGCCCCCGTACCTCTCAGACGGAGCAGCCTAAAGGAAGGAGCACTAGTGTGAGCACAAGATATTCAACACACATCTCTACCCCTTCACTGACTAATTTCAGAAATGACATCAGGACAATGGACAGGAGGTACTCAGAGCCAGACCTGTCCTTCCAGAACCGCCTTGAAGGCAGGATAAGGAAACAGAAGCTAAATAAAAGTGAGGACAATTTTTCAGTTCAGCAGAAACGGCTAGGGTTGGAGGCACCGGAGAAACAGCTTGCAATCTTACCTTCACAATTATCAACTGACTCTCTACCCAAAACATCCTCCAGTTGCTCCCTGGAGAGCTCTGATGGCTCAGTCTTCACCAGCTCCCCAATAGTTTCACCTGCTAGTcccaaaaaaacctttttaaataGGCCCCAGTCCTTTTCCACCAAGGCCACCGAAGACTGCAGTATGCCTAGCAGAGAGATTAAAAAGCATTCCATGTCGTTCTCTTTCGCAAACCGCAGGAAAACACTACTAAAAACCCAGAGTTGGGGGCCTGGAAAAAATATGAGTTTTCAGAGAGACAATTTCACAAAGAAAGAAGACCAATTCTCCTGCAGAGTTGTCCAGCACAGCCCTCATGATAAAGAACCATTGCCTGTGGAGTACCAGCAAAGATCCCGTTTCAGGTCAGCTGATGAAGTGTTCAGAGAGGTAGACCAGAGGAATCCTGGAAGACCACCCTCTTACGAAGAGGCTACTAAAAACTGCCTGGCCACTAAAGTTCCTTCCCACAATCTCACAGTTCAAACTATGAGATTAAAGCTGTCAAACCAGGATGCTTTGTTGCCTCACCCATGCAGCAGCTGTGCGCAGGACACATGTATGACTCTAAGGGATGTACCCAGTGGCAGAGTTTCTGCAGTGAAGGATTCTGATGCGGAAACTGAAACCCTCAGTGTCACTGTAGGAATAAACTCTCGTGTGAGTTTACCTGTGACCCCGGGAGTCTACCGATTGAGAGCCATGTCTGAATCCTGTCAAAAGAACAAACTGGAGTATATGGCTCGGAGGTGCAGCCAGCCAGTTTTTGAGGTAGACCAGATCCAGTATGCGAAGGAATCCTATGTTTAA